A window of Planifilum fimeticola contains these coding sequences:
- a CDS encoding enoyl-CoA hydratase-related protein yields the protein MEWKNIALEQGDGWALITIQRPKVLNALNRETLEELEQAVDQVEADEKVRALIITGAGDKAFVAGADIGELRQIPSAAEGERLAARGQALFSRIEELDKPVIMAVNGYALGGGCELAMSGDILIASEKARFGQPEVNLGVIPGYGGTQRLARLVGKTTAKYLCLTGEMITAEEALRLGLVQKVVPHDQLLEEARKLAELLAQKAPVAMRYIKKAINQGAETDLQSGLRLEASFFGLSFDTEDRIEGMDAFLQKRNPRFRGK from the coding sequence ATGGAGTGGAAAAACATCGCGCTGGAGCAGGGGGATGGCTGGGCCCTGATCACCATTCAGCGCCCCAAGGTGTTGAACGCCCTGAATCGGGAGACCCTGGAGGAGCTGGAACAGGCTGTCGATCAGGTGGAAGCCGATGAGAAGGTCCGGGCCCTGATCATAACCGGGGCCGGAGACAAGGCCTTTGTGGCCGGTGCCGATATCGGGGAGCTGCGGCAGATTCCCTCCGCCGCGGAGGGGGAGAGGCTTGCGGCCCGCGGGCAGGCTCTCTTTTCGCGGATCGAGGAGCTCGACAAACCGGTCATCATGGCGGTGAACGGATATGCCCTAGGAGGCGGATGCGAACTCGCCATGAGCGGAGATATTCTGATCGCTTCCGAAAAGGCACGCTTCGGTCAGCCGGAGGTGAATTTGGGGGTGATTCCCGGCTACGGGGGCACCCAGCGCCTTGCGCGGCTGGTGGGGAAGACGACCGCCAAATACCTGTGCCTGACGGGGGAGATGATTACCGCCGAAGAGGCGCTCAGGCTCGGGCTGGTTCAGAAGGTGGTTCCCCACGACCAGCTGCTGGAGGAGGCCCGCAAGCTGGCGGAACTGCTGGCCCAAAAGGCCCCGGTTGCCATGAGGTATATCAAAAAGGCAATCAACCAGGGGGCGGAAACGGATCTTCAGAGCGGTCTGCGGCTGGAGGCTTCTTTCTTCGGCCTTTCCTTCGATACCGAGGACCGAATCGAGGGGATGGACGCTTTCCTCCAGAAGCGGAATCCCCGTTTCCGCGGAAAATAA
- a CDS encoding c-type cytochrome — translation MSKRWWKRVLVGGVLLWALTGCAGGTDQETQPPEQGETPSQEEAPDAGDGATADAEVKAVYDNNCASCHGANLEGSFGPSLTSVGSKYSKEEIGEIIKNGKGQMPAQTQLSDAERESLSAWLAEQK, via the coding sequence ATGAGTAAACGCTGGTGGAAGCGCGTGCTGGTCGGAGGGGTCCTGTTGTGGGCTTTGACCGGCTGCGCCGGAGGTACGGATCAGGAAACGCAACCCCCCGAGCAGGGGGAAACTCCCTCCCAGGAAGAAGCCCCGGATGCCGGCGACGGGGCGACGGCGGATGCCGAAGTCAAGGCGGTCTATGACAACAACTGCGCCAGCTGTCACGGTGCCAACCTGGAAGGGAGCTTCGGCCCGTCGCTGACCAGCGTCGGATCGAAGTACTCCAAGGAAGAGATTGGTGAAATCATCAAGAACGGCAAGGGGCAGATGCCGGCGCAAACCCAGCTGTCCGACGCCGAACGGGAGTCCTTGTCCGCATGGCTGGCGGAACAGAAGTGA
- the argC gene encoding N-acetyl-gamma-glutamyl-phosphate reductase encodes MKTVVIGSTGYGGVELIRLLENHPQARIGALVSSSQPREPLKAVYPHLSHMEETLEELDPDRLCEAGDVVFFATPPGVSSQWAPRFAERGKVCIDLSGDFRLTDDAYRRWYGREPASADWLERAVYGLSEWYAEQIRSATLISNPGCYPTASLLALIPLLRERAIDPDTIVIDAKSGVSGAGRGLKLNALFCEVNENLRPYRVDAHQHTPEIERYASEAWGRPVRVTFIPHLVPMNRGILITLTARAAEGWTRRRLEEMYRGIYQSAPFVRIRSENDWPGTKQVQGSNYCDLAVHLDERTGRVIVMSVIDNLVKGAAGQAVQNLNLRMGWDETAGLEGLPLYP; translated from the coding sequence GTGAAAACCGTGGTGATCGGGTCGACGGGGTACGGGGGAGTGGAGTTGATCCGCCTCCTTGAAAACCATCCCCAGGCCCGGATCGGCGCATTGGTCTCTTCCTCGCAGCCCCGTGAGCCGCTGAAGGCGGTCTATCCCCATTTGTCCCACATGGAGGAGACCCTGGAGGAACTGGACCCGGACCGCCTGTGCGAGGCGGGGGATGTGGTCTTCTTCGCCACCCCTCCCGGAGTCAGCAGCCAGTGGGCGCCCCGGTTTGCGGAGCGGGGGAAGGTGTGCATCGACCTGTCCGGCGATTTCCGCTTGACCGATGATGCGTACAGGCGGTGGTACGGGCGGGAGCCCGCTTCCGCCGATTGGCTGGAACGGGCGGTTTACGGGTTGTCGGAATGGTACGCGGAGCAAATCCGGAGCGCAACGCTCATCTCCAATCCGGGTTGTTATCCCACCGCCTCACTCCTGGCGTTGATTCCCCTGTTGAGGGAGCGGGCCATCGATCCGGACACGATCGTGATCGATGCCAAGTCGGGCGTGTCCGGCGCGGGGAGGGGGCTGAAGCTGAACGCGCTCTTCTGCGAAGTCAACGAGAATCTGCGTCCTTATCGGGTGGATGCCCACCAACACACTCCGGAAATCGAACGGTACGCCTCGGAAGCGTGGGGACGTCCGGTCCGCGTCACCTTCATTCCCCACCTGGTGCCGATGAACCGGGGAATACTCATCACCCTGACGGCCCGCGCGGCGGAGGGTTGGACCCGCCGCCGGCTGGAGGAGATGTACCGCGGGATTTATCAATCGGCTCCTTTTGTGAGAATTCGTTCTGAAAACGATTGGCCGGGGACGAAGCAGGTCCAGGGAAGCAATTATTGCGATCTGGCCGTCCATCTGGATGAACGAACCGGCCGGGTCATCGTGATGTCGGTCATCGACAACCTGGTCAAGGGGGCCGCCGGCCAAGCCGTCCAGAATCTCAACCTGCGCATGGGATGGGATGAGACGGCGGGCCTGGAGGGGCTTCCCCTCTATCCGTAA
- the argB gene encoding acetylglutamate kinase: MADVPSVVVKIGGSVLERLHPSFYEACVSLQQRGVRVAVVHGGGPVINRLLERSEIRPSFVRGLRVTDAETLTWVQMALAGLVNKDLVARLQAAGAAAVGLSGVDGKLLQVRQKDSSLGYVGEVTGVETALLSALLEKGWMPVTASLGVDEAGQIYNVNADTAAGAIARALHASRMVMVTDVPGIYASPEKKEGVLRTVTPAAVRDLIQNGKISGGMIPKVSAALSCLKGPVREVLIVDGGKPFSLDGTKEEGWNGTRIVQEEGADHVVSHLPTV; this comes from the coding sequence GTGGCGGACGTGCCGAGTGTGGTCGTAAAAATCGGGGGCAGCGTGCTGGAACGGCTTCATCCCAGTTTTTATGAAGCGTGTGTTTCTCTGCAACAGCGCGGCGTTCGAGTGGCGGTGGTTCACGGCGGCGGCCCGGTGATCAACCGGCTGCTGGAGCGTTCGGAGATCCGACCGAGCTTTGTCCGGGGGCTTCGGGTGACGGATGCGGAGACGCTGACATGGGTGCAGATGGCCTTGGCCGGGTTGGTGAACAAGGATCTGGTGGCGCGGCTTCAAGCCGCCGGCGCCGCCGCCGTCGGCCTCTCGGGGGTTGACGGAAAGCTGCTTCAGGTCAGGCAGAAGGATTCCTCCCTCGGCTATGTGGGGGAGGTCACCGGGGTGGAGACGGCTCTCCTATCCGCTCTGTTGGAGAAGGGGTGGATGCCGGTGACCGCCTCTCTGGGCGTCGACGAAGCCGGACAGATTTACAACGTCAACGCCGACACCGCGGCCGGAGCCATCGCCCGGGCGCTGCATGCGTCCCGGATGGTGATGGTGACCGACGTTCCCGGGATTTACGCCTCCCCGGAAAAAAAGGAGGGTGTGCTCCGCACCGTGACGCCCGCCGCGGTCCGCGATCTGATCCAAAACGGCAAGATCAGCGGAGGGATGATTCCCAAGGTGTCGGCGGCGCTGTCCTGCCTGAAGGGGCCGGTCCGGGAGGTGCTCATCGTGGACGGGGGAAAACCGTTTTCCCTGGACGGAACGAAGGAGGAAGGGTGGAACGGAACGCGGATCGTTCAGGAGGAGGGAGCCGATCATGTTGTTTCCCACTTACCAACGGTATGA
- the argJ gene encoding bifunctional glutamate N-acetyltransferase/amino-acid acetyltransferase ArgJ, which translates to MNGQGTQTIAAEAGYEVVAEPSVTSPSGFVAGGVHAGLKKKRRDLGMIFCEVPASAAAVYTMNAFQAAPLKVTRDSLAAEGKLQAVVVNSGNANACTGQRGLEDALKTRREAAKLLGIPDHRVAVASTGVIGEFLPMDRMMEGLARLVKEVGKGGHLPFSESILTTDTCTKEAEVVLRVEGRPVRIAGAAKGSGMIHPQMATMLAFLTTDAVIDSRHLQHLLREVTDETFNMITVDGDCSTNDMVLAMASGRAGHSALHPDHPEWAVFKAGFAHVARELAKMIARDGEGATRLVEVRVTGAASQAMARRVAKGVVGSNLVKSAVYGADANWGRVFCAIGYSDPDVKTEAVDLYIGDIPVVRESRPVSFNEEQVQAHMKEERVQFRIDLHQGIHEAVAWGCDLTYEYVRINACYRT; encoded by the coding sequence ATGAACGGGCAGGGGACGCAGACGATTGCCGCGGAAGCGGGCTATGAGGTCGTTGCGGAACCGTCGGTGACTTCCCCTTCCGGGTTTGTCGCCGGAGGAGTGCACGCGGGTCTGAAGAAGAAAAGACGGGATCTGGGAATGATCTTCTGCGAGGTTCCCGCTTCCGCCGCGGCGGTTTATACCATGAACGCGTTTCAGGCCGCCCCCCTGAAGGTGACCCGGGACAGTTTGGCGGCCGAGGGTAAACTGCAGGCCGTCGTGGTCAACAGCGGCAATGCCAACGCGTGTACGGGTCAAAGGGGATTGGAGGATGCCCTGAAGACGCGCCGCGAGGCGGCCAAATTGCTCGGCATTCCGGATCACCGCGTCGCCGTGGCTTCCACCGGAGTGATCGGTGAGTTTCTGCCGATGGACCGGATGATGGAAGGGTTGGCCCGATTGGTGAAAGAGGTGGGAAAAGGGGGGCATCTCCCCTTCAGTGAATCGATCCTGACCACCGACACCTGCACCAAGGAGGCCGAGGTGGTCCTGAGGGTGGAAGGGCGTCCGGTGCGCATCGCCGGAGCGGCCAAGGGTTCCGGGATGATTCATCCCCAAATGGCCACGATGCTGGCCTTCCTCACCACCGATGCGGTGATCGATTCGCGCCACCTGCAGCATTTGCTGCGGGAAGTGACCGATGAGACCTTCAACATGATCACCGTCGACGGGGATTGCAGCACCAACGACATGGTGCTGGCCATGGCCAGCGGGCGGGCGGGCCACTCCGCCCTCCATCCGGACCATCCCGAATGGGCGGTGTTTAAAGCGGGTTTTGCCCATGTGGCCCGGGAGTTGGCCAAGATGATCGCCCGGGACGGGGAAGGGGCCACCCGGCTGGTGGAGGTGAGGGTCACCGGTGCCGCTTCCCAGGCCATGGCGCGGCGGGTGGCCAAGGGCGTGGTCGGTTCCAATCTGGTCAAATCGGCGGTTTACGGAGCGGACGCCAACTGGGGAAGAGTCTTTTGCGCCATCGGTTACTCCGACCCGGACGTGAAGACGGAAGCCGTCGATCTGTATATCGGGGATATTCCGGTGGTGCGGGAGAGCAGGCCCGTCTCCTTCAACGAGGAGCAGGTTCAGGCCCATATGAAGGAGGAACGGGTGCAATTCCGCATCGATCTCCATCAGGGCATCCACGAGGCGGTTGCCTGGGGATGCGATCTCACGTACGAGTATGTCCGGATCAACGCCTGTTACCGGACCTGA